The following proteins are encoded in a genomic region of Clostridium kluyveri:
- the atpA gene encoding F0F1 ATP synthase subunit alpha, with protein MNVKPEEITSIIKSQIEKYEKKIETVDSGTIIQIGDGIARVYGLNGCMAGELLEFPNDVYAMALNLEQDNVGCVLLGSQEGIKEGNTVKRTSKVVEVPVGENIIGRVVNSLGHPIDGKGAINTTETRAVDLVAPGVITRQAVKQPLQTGIKAIDAMIPIGRGQRELIIGDRQTGKTAIAMDTIINQKGKDVICIYVAIGQKQSTVAHIVNNLIETNAMDYTIVVSASASESAPLQYIAPYAGCSMGEYFMNKGKDVLIVYDDLSKHAVAYRAMSLLLRRPPGREAYPGDVFYLHSRLLERAAKLSDKLGGGSLTALPIIETLAGDVTAYIPTNVISITDGQIFLETELFYSGQRPAINAGISVSRVGGNAQIKAMKQVAGTLRIDLAQYRELASFAQFGSDLDKESKRTLEKGKRLTEILKQPQYKPMAVEKQVMILFAASRNYIMDIPVERISEFEEEFLDYMDTHHREIGDEIKEKQVISDELSDKLRNAVEEFKKIFLIEG; from the coding sequence ATGAACGTAAAACCTGAAGAAATAACTTCAATTATAAAAAGTCAAATAGAAAAATATGAAAAGAAAATAGAGACAGTTGATTCAGGTACAATAATTCAAATTGGTGATGGTATTGCTAGAGTTTATGGTCTTAATGGATGTATGGCAGGAGAACTTTTGGAGTTTCCTAATGATGTTTATGCTATGGCTCTAAATCTTGAACAGGATAATGTAGGCTGTGTTCTTTTAGGTTCTCAGGAGGGAATAAAGGAAGGGAATACAGTAAAGAGAACAAGTAAAGTTGTAGAAGTACCTGTAGGAGAAAATATTATAGGAAGAGTTGTAAATTCATTAGGACATCCTATTGATGGCAAGGGTGCTATTAATACTACTGAAACTAGAGCTGTAGATCTTGTGGCACCGGGGGTTATAACCAGGCAGGCAGTTAAGCAACCTTTGCAGACAGGAATAAAAGCTATAGATGCTATGATACCAATTGGCAGAGGGCAAAGAGAACTTATAATAGGAGATAGGCAGACTGGTAAAACTGCTATTGCCATGGATACCATAATAAATCAAAAAGGAAAAGATGTAATATGCATTTATGTAGCTATAGGACAAAAACAATCTACAGTAGCACATATAGTAAATAATTTGATAGAGACAAATGCCATGGATTATACTATAGTGGTATCTGCATCTGCTTCTGAATCAGCACCGCTTCAATATATTGCTCCTTATGCAGGCTGCTCCATGGGAGAATATTTTATGAATAAAGGAAAAGATGTGCTTATAGTATATGATGATTTATCTAAGCATGCAGTGGCATATAGGGCTATGTCTTTGTTACTTCGAAGACCGCCGGGAAGGGAAGCATATCCGGGAGATGTTTTCTATCTCCATTCAAGACTCTTAGAAAGAGCTGCTAAACTTTCAGATAAGTTGGGAGGAGGATCACTTACAGCACTGCCTATAATAGAAACACTGGCAGGAGATGTTACCGCATATATACCTACTAATGTTATTTCTATAACGGATGGACAGATATTTTTAGAAACAGAACTTTTTTATTCCGGTCAAAGGCCTGCTATAAATGCGGGTATATCTGTATCTAGAGTTGGAGGTAATGCACAAATTAAGGCTATGAAGCAAGTAGCAGGTACCCTTAGAATAGATTTGGCACAATATAGGGAACTTGCATCTTTTGCACAATTTGGCTCCGATTTGGATAAAGAATCAAAGAGAACTCTTGAAAAAGGTAAGAGATTAACAGAAATATTAAAGCAGCCTCAATATAAACCAATGGCTGTGGAAAAACAAGTAATGATATTGTTTGCAGCCAGCAGAAATTACATAATGGATATACCGGTAGAAAGGATATCAGAATTTGAAGAAGAATTTCTTGATTATATGGATACCCATCATAGAGAAATAGGAGATGAAATAAAGGAAAAACAAGTTATATCTGATGAATTAAGTGATAAACTTAGAAATGCTGTAGAAGAATTCAAAAAAATATTTTTAATAGAGGGATAG
- a CDS encoding F0F1 ATP synthase subunit delta, whose product MYEYLDRRYALALYKIAEEKGKVEEYLEELKDVADIINNNTQFLEFIEHPEISTAEKKKTFINIFEGKINEDILSFLLILIDKGRINQLYGKLKEMGKIYLENHNTVIATVKTVIPLEDDERETLTEKLKRKFNKEVLIKEELDPEIIGGVYVEVNNMVIDGTVKSKLSEMKKIMLKGEQR is encoded by the coding sequence ATGTATGAATATTTAGATAGAAGATATGCTCTTGCACTTTATAAAATTGCAGAGGAAAAAGGAAAAGTTGAAGAATATTTAGAGGAATTAAAGGATGTTGCAGATATAATAAATAATAATACTCAATTTTTAGAATTTATAGAGCATCCTGAAATTAGTACTGCTGAAAAGAAAAAAACATTTATAAATATTTTTGAAGGTAAAATAAATGAAGATATACTTTCGTTTTTATTAATACTTATTGATAAAGGAAGAATTAATCAATTGTATGGTAAGCTTAAAGAAATGGGAAAGATATATCTTGAAAATCATAATACAGTTATTGCTACAGTAAAAACTGTTATTCCTTTAGAAGATGATGAGAGGGAGACTCTAACTGAAAAATTAAAGAGAAAGTTTAATAAAGAAGTTTTGATTAAAGAAGAATTAGATCCTGAAATAATAGGTGGAGTTTATGTCGAGGTAAATAATATGGTTATTGACGGAACTGTAAAATCAAAACTTTCTGAAATGAAAAAAATAATGCTTAAAGGAGAACAGAGGTGA
- a CDS encoding F0F1 ATP synthase subunit B has protein sequence MQVNWVTVVITIINFIVLYIILRHFFFKPVDNVLTSRRQEINSKIKNAYENEKKSKELITKHEALLKGSKEEGKNIVEGYKNKAEQISENVLNEARREAQLILDRAKNEADREREKAQDDIKNQVVDLAILVSSKALEGSIDEEQHRKLIKDFIAKVGI, from the coding sequence ATGCAAGTTAATTGGGTTACAGTTGTTATAACGATAATAAATTTTATTGTATTATACATTATTTTAAGACATTTCTTTTTTAAACCAGTTGATAATGTACTTACCAGTAGACGGCAGGAAATTAATTCAAAGATTAAAAATGCCTATGAAAATGAAAAAAAATCCAAAGAGCTGATTACCAAACATGAGGCATTATTGAAAGGCTCAAAAGAAGAAGGTAAAAATATTGTTGAGGGTTATAAAAATAAAGCAGAACAAATTTCAGAAAATGTATTAAATGAAGCACGCAGGGAAGCACAGTTAATACTAGACAGGGCGAAGAATGAAGCAGATAGAGAAAGAGAAAAAGCCCAGGATGACATAAAAAATCAAGTGGTAGATTTAGCTATTTTAGTGTCATCGAAAGCCTTAGAAGGATCTATTGATGAAGAACAACATAGAAAACTTATTAAGGACTTTATAGCTAAGGTAGGTATCTAA
- the atpE gene encoding ATP synthase F0 subunit C, with protein sequence MNLDSQSFISGMAAIGAGLAAIGCLGGGIGIGIATGKAVEGVSRQPEASGKILSMFFVSAALSEVTAIYSLLIALILAFKV encoded by the coding sequence ATGAATTTAGATTCACAATCATTTATATCAGGTATGGCAGCTATAGGAGCGGGATTAGCAGCTATAGGATGCTTAGGCGGAGGTATTGGAATTGGTATCGCTACGGGAAAGGCAGTTGAAGGTGTTTCAAGACAGCCAGAGGCAAGTGGTAAAATATTAAGTATGTTCTTTGTAAGTGCAGCCTTATCAGAAGTAACAGCTATTTATTCCCTATTGATAGCTCTTATTTTAGCATTTAAAGTTTGA
- a CDS encoding F0F1 ATP synthase subunit A, with protein MEHFSPLFSIHLGSFDIPITSSVVVQWGIILILAVLAKFFTRNMQRLPDGRQNVVEMIVEAVQNLVKNNMGKEYISFVPYIGTLAIYILVMNIVPVIIGLKAPTEDLSVTLGLALITFVLVQFNAIKKTGLKNYFIGYTKPVVMLLPLNIVERLVLPVSLSLRLFGNLTAGAVIIGIVYEGLGNIAWFSQFLIPIPLHAFFDLFDGSIQMIVFVMLTVMNIKIVAEH; from the coding sequence GTGGAACACTTTTCACCATTGTTTTCAATACATTTGGGATCATTTGATATTCCTATAACTTCTAGTGTTGTGGTACAATGGGGTATTATTTTAATTTTAGCTGTTTTAGCAAAGTTTTTTACACGAAATATGCAAAGACTGCCGGATGGAAGACAGAATGTTGTTGAGATGATTGTTGAGGCAGTACAAAATTTAGTTAAAAATAACATGGGAAAAGAGTACATATCATTTGTGCCGTATATAGGAACTCTCGCAATATATATATTGGTAATGAATATTGTACCAGTAATTATAGGATTAAAAGCTCCTACGGAAGATTTGAGTGTTACATTAGGCTTAGCACTTATAACTTTTGTATTGGTTCAATTTAATGCCATTAAAAAAACTGGATTGAAAAATTATTTTATAGGTTATACTAAACCAGTTGTAATGTTATTACCTCTTAATATTGTAGAGAGATTAGTTCTTCCAGTGTCTTTAAGTCTCCGACTGTTTGGAAACTTAACTGCAGGAGCTGTAATTATTGGAATAGTATATGAAGGATTAGGAAATATCGCATGGTTCTCACAGTTTTTGATACCCATTCCTTTGCATGCTTTCTTTGATTTATTTGATGGATCAATACAAATGATAGTATTTGTTATGTTAACAGTAATGAATATAAAAATTGTTGCTGAACACTAA
- a CDS encoding ATP synthase subunit I: MDRNILGNTKMVFLINVIIGILLAGLSQLFFKRYGLFILLGMSIAMFNFFVNNILGRSMLHKFKSSSAFLYLIGFIIRIMIATGIGYITFRYNKYNAIAYLFGYTCNLLGVYIYLAFENNKT; this comes from the coding sequence ATGGATAGAAATATTTTAGGAAATACAAAGATGGTATTTTTAATTAATGTAATAATAGGTATATTATTAGCGGGTTTATCACAGTTGTTTTTCAAGAGATATGGATTATTTATTCTACTTGGAATGTCTATAGCTATGTTTAATTTTTTTGTTAACAATATACTAGGTAGATCAATGTTACATAAATTTAAAAGTTCATCGGCATTTTTATATCTTATAGGTTTTATTATTAGAATTATGATTGCTACAGGAATAGGGTATATTACTTTTAGATACAACAAATATAATGCAATAGCATATTTATTTGGCTATACTTGTAATCTATTAGGCGTATATATATATTTAGCTTTTGAAAATAACAAAACATAA
- a CDS encoding acetyl-CoA C-acetyltransferase produces the protein MREVVIVSAVRTAIGSFGGTLKDVSAVDLGAIVVKEAVKRAGIKPGDVDEVIFGNVIQAGVGQSLARQATVYAGLPVEVPAFTVNKLCGSGLRTVSLAASLIQNGDDDVVVVGGSENMSASPYLIPKARYGYRMGEGKIYDAMLHDGLIDSFNNYHMGITAENIAEKWGITREDQDKFALASQQKAEAAIKSGRFKDEIVPVTVKQKKKEIVFDTDEDPRFGTTMEALAKLKPAFKKDGTGTVTAGNSSGINDSAASLVLMSADKAKELGIKPLAKYVSYGSAGLDPAIMGYGPYYATKIALKKANLTIKDLDLIEANEAFAAQSIAVARDLEFDMSKVNVNGGAIALGHPVGSSGARILVTLLHEMQKRDSKKGLATLCIGGGQGTAVIVER, from the coding sequence ATGAGAGAAGTAGTTATTGTAAGTGCTGTAAGAACAGCTATAGGAAGCTTTGGGGGAACTTTAAAAGATGTTTCTGCTGTAGATTTAGGAGCTATAGTTGTAAAGGAAGCAGTAAAAAGAGCTGGTATTAAACCAGGAGATGTAGATGAAGTTATATTTGGAAACGTAATACAAGCAGGTGTTGGACAAAGTTTAGCAAGACAAGCAACTGTATATGCAGGACTCCCAGTGGAAGTTCCAGCTTTCACAGTGAACAAGCTTTGCGGTTCAGGACTTAGAACAGTAAGTTTAGCAGCTAGTCTTATACAAAATGGAGACGATGATGTAGTTGTAGTTGGAGGATCAGAAAATATGTCTGCTTCACCATATTTAATTCCAAAAGCTAGATATGGATATAGAATGGGAGAAGGAAAAATATATGATGCTATGTTACATGATGGCCTTATAGATTCATTTAACAATTATCATATGGGAATTACAGCTGAAAATATAGCAGAAAAATGGGGAATAACAAGAGAAGATCAAGACAAATTTGCATTAGCATCACAACAGAAAGCAGAAGCTGCTATAAAATCAGGAAGATTCAAAGATGAAATAGTTCCAGTAACTGTTAAGCAGAAAAAGAAAGAAATAGTTTTTGATACTGATGAAGATCCAAGATTCGGAACAACTATGGAAGCATTAGCAAAATTAAAACCAGCATTTAAGAAAGATGGAACAGGAACAGTTACAGCAGGTAACTCTTCAGGAATAAATGATTCAGCAGCATCATTAGTTTTAATGAGTGCAGATAAAGCAAAAGAACTTGGAATTAAACCACTTGCAAAATATGTTTCTTACGGAAGTGCAGGATTAGACCCAGCTATAATGGGATATGGACCATATTATGCAACAAAAATAGCACTTAAAAAAGCTAATTTGACAATAAAAGATTTAGATTTAATAGAAGCAAACGAAGCATTTGCTGCTCAAAGTATAGCAGTAGCAAGAGATTTAGAATTTGATATGAGCAAAGTAAATGTAAATGGAGGAGCTATAGCTCTTGGACATCCAGTTGGATCATCAGGTGCAAGAATACTTGTTACATTACTTCATGAAATGCAAAAGAGAGATTCCAAGAAAGGTCTTGCAACACTCTGCATAGGCGGAGGACAAGGAACTGCTGTAATAGTTGAAAGATAA
- a CDS encoding acetyl-CoA C-acetyltransferase has translation MKDVVIVSAVRTAIGSFGGTLKDIPAVDLGAIVIKEAVKRAGIKPEQVDEVIFGNVIQAGLGQSPGRQAAVKAGIPVEVPAFTLNKVCGSGLRAVSLAAQLIKIGDDDIVVVGGTENMSAAPYLIPKARWGHRMGEGRLVDAMIKDGLWEAFNDYHMGITAENIAEKWGITREMQDEFSLASQQKAEAAIKAGKFKDEIVPVTVKQKKKEIIFDTDEFPRFGTTIEALAKLKPSFKKDGTVTAGNASGINDAAAALVVMSADKAKELGIKPLAKIVSYGSKGLDPTIMGYGPFYATKLALEKANLSVADLDLIEANEAFASQSLAVAKDLEFDMSKVNVNGGAIALGHPVGCSGARILVTLLYEMQRRDAKKGLATLCIGGGMGTALIVER, from the coding sequence ATGAAGGATGTAGTTATTGTAAGTGCAGTAAGAACAGCTATAGGGAGTTTTGGTGGAACTTTAAAAGATATTCCTGCTGTAGATTTGGGGGCAATAGTCATAAAAGAGGCAGTAAAAAGAGCAGGTATCAAACCAGAACAAGTAGATGAAGTTATATTTGGAAACGTAATACAGGCAGGTCTTGGACAAAGTCCAGGAAGACAAGCTGCTGTAAAAGCAGGTATTCCTGTAGAAGTACCAGCGTTTACACTAAATAAGGTTTGCGGTTCAGGACTTAGAGCAGTAAGTTTGGCAGCTCAGCTCATAAAAATTGGAGATGATGATATTGTTGTAGTTGGTGGGACAGAAAACATGTCCGCTGCACCATATCTAATTCCAAAGGCTAGATGGGGACATAGAATGGGAGAAGGAAGATTAGTTGATGCCATGATAAAAGATGGACTTTGGGAAGCATTTAACGATTACCACATGGGAATTACAGCTGAAAACATAGCAGAAAAATGGGGAATAACAAGAGAGATGCAGGATGAATTTTCATTAGCATCACAACAAAAAGCAGAAGCAGCCATAAAGGCAGGAAAATTTAAAGATGAAATAGTTCCAGTAACCGTTAAGCAGAAAAAGAAAGAAATAATTTTTGATACTGATGAATTCCCTAGATTTGGGACAACTATAGAAGCATTAGCAAAATTGAAACCATCATTCAAAAAAGATGGAACAGTTACAGCAGGTAATGCTTCGGGAATAAATGATGCAGCAGCAGCTTTAGTTGTAATGAGTGCAGATAAAGCAAAAGAACTTGGAATTAAGCCTCTTGCAAAGATTGTTTCCTATGGAAGTAAAGGATTAGACCCAACAATAATGGGATACGGACCTTTCTATGCAACAAAGCTGGCACTTGAAAAAGCTAACTTGTCAGTTGCAGATTTAGACTTAATAGAAGCAAATGAAGCATTCGCTTCACAAAGTTTAGCAGTAGCAAAAGATTTAGAATTTGATATGAGCAAAGTAAATGTAAATGGTGGAGCAATAGCTCTTGGACACCCAGTTGGCTGCTCTGGCGCAAGAATACTTGTTACATTACTTTATGAAATGCAGAGAAGAGATGCGAAAAAGGGACTTGCAACATTATGTATAGGAGGAGGAATGGGAACTGCACTAATAGTTGAAAGATAA
- a CDS encoding acetyl-CoA C-acetyltransferase — protein sequence MREVVIVSAVRTAIGSFGGTLKDVPAVELGAVVIKEAVKRANVKPEQIDEVIFGNVIQAGLGQSPARQAAVKAGIPVEVPAFTLNKVCGSGLRSVSLAAQVIKAGDADVVVVGGMENMSAAPYVLPKARWGHRMGEGKIVDAMIKDGLWEAFNNYHMGITAENIAEKWGLTREEQDEFSASSQQKAEAAQKAGKFKDEIVPVTVKIKKKEVVFDTDEYIKPGTTAETLAKLRPAFKKDGTVTAGNASGINDAAAALVVMSADKAKELGIKPLAKIVSYGSAGLDPTIMGYGPFHATKAALEKANLSVADLDLIEANEAFASQSLAVAKDLEFDMSKVNVNGGAIALGHPVGASGARILVTLLHEMQRRDAKKGLATLCIGGGMGTALIVER from the coding sequence ATGAGAGAAGTAGTTATTGTAAGTGCAGTGAGAACAGCTATAGGAAGTTTCGGTGGAACTTTGAAAGATGTTCCAGCAGTAGAATTAGGAGCTGTAGTTATAAAAGAAGCAGTAAAAAGAGCAAATGTTAAGCCAGAACAAATAGATGAAGTTATATTTGGAAATGTAATACAGGCAGGTCTTGGTCAGAGTCCAGCGAGACAGGCAGCTGTAAAAGCAGGTATTCCTGTAGAAGTTCCAGCATTCACATTAAATAAGGTTTGTGGTTCAGGACTTAGATCAGTAAGTTTGGCAGCTCAGGTTATAAAAGCTGGAGATGCTGATGTTGTCGTAGTTGGTGGAATGGAAAACATGTCTGCTGCTCCATATGTACTCCCAAAAGCTAGATGGGGACATAGAATGGGAGAAGGTAAAATAGTTGATGCTATGATAAAAGATGGACTTTGGGAGGCATTCAACAATTATCATATGGGAATTACAGCTGAAAACATAGCAGAAAAATGGGGTTTAACAAGAGAAGAGCAAGATGAATTTTCAGCATCATCCCAGCAAAAAGCAGAAGCAGCTCAAAAAGCAGGTAAATTCAAAGATGAAATAGTTCCAGTAACTGTTAAGATAAAAAAGAAAGAAGTAGTTTTTGATACTGATGAGTATATAAAACCAGGAACAACTGCTGAAACACTAGCAAAATTGAGACCGGCATTCAAAAAAGATGGAACAGTTACAGCAGGTAATGCTTCAGGAATAAATGATGCAGCAGCAGCTTTGGTTGTAATGAGTGCAGATAAGGCAAAAGAACTTGGAATTAAACCACTTGCAAAGATTGTTTCCTATGGAAGTGCAGGATTGGATCCAACAATAATGGGATATGGTCCTTTCCATGCAACAAAAGCAGCACTTGAAAAAGCTAACTTGTCAGTTGCAGATTTAGACTTAATAGAAGCAAATGAAGCATTCGCTTCACAGAGTTTGGCAGTAGCAAAAGATTTAGAATTTGATATGAGCAAAGTAAATGTAAATGGAGGAGCAATAGCTCTTGGACATCCAGTTGGAGCATCAGGAGCAAGAATACTTGTTACATTACTTCATGAAATGCAGAGAAGAGATGCAAAAAAAGGCCTTGCAACATTATGTATAGGCGGTGGAATGGGAACTGCTTTAATAGTAGAGAGATAA
- the wecB gene encoding non-hydrolyzing UDP-N-acetylglucosamine 2-epimerase, with translation MNKLKIITIFGTRPEAIKMAPLIKEFEKRHNIENKICVTAQHREMLDQVLKLFNIIPDFDLNIMKSNQTLTGITSRVLQGLEEVFDRENPDLVLVHGDTTTTFAGALAAFYKKIRVGHVEAGLRTYDKYFPFPEEMNRKLTGAIADLHFAPTSGSRENLLREGVPMNEIFVTGNTVIDSMKFTVDKDYVFNNNELNNIDYHKSKVIMVTAHRRENWGEGIENICNALKKIVEENKEVEVIYLVHLNPKVKDMVYKILGNVTRVHLLDPLDTKETHNLMDRCYMVMTDSGGLQEEAPHLGKPVLVLRNVTERPEAVKAGTVKLVGTKKRDIIKLASELISDSSKYDVMSKAVNPYGDGKASGRIAAAILQYFNIEKGEYEEFI, from the coding sequence ATGAATAAACTTAAAATTATCACGATATTTGGAACAAGGCCTGAAGCAATAAAAATGGCTCCGTTAATTAAAGAGTTTGAAAAAAGACATAATATAGAAAATAAGATATGTGTTACAGCCCAACACAGAGAGATGCTGGATCAAGTTCTAAAACTTTTTAATATTATACCTGATTTTGATTTAAATATAATGAAAAGCAATCAAACATTGACAGGTATAACCAGCAGGGTACTTCAAGGACTTGAAGAAGTGTTTGATAGAGAAAATCCAGACTTGGTGCTTGTTCATGGAGATACTACTACTACATTTGCAGGAGCACTAGCAGCTTTTTATAAAAAGATAAGAGTAGGTCATGTAGAAGCAGGCCTTAGAACTTATGATAAGTATTTTCCTTTTCCGGAGGAAATGAATAGAAAACTTACAGGAGCTATAGCTGATCTTCATTTTGCACCAACATCTGGTTCCAGAGAGAACCTCCTTAGGGAAGGAGTACCTATGAATGAAATATTTGTTACTGGAAATACAGTAATAGATTCAATGAAATTTACTGTGGATAAAGACTATGTGTTTAATAATAATGAATTAAATAATATAGATTATCATAAAAGTAAAGTAATAATGGTAACTGCTCATAGGAGGGAAAATTGGGGAGAAGGCATTGAAAATATCTGTAATGCATTAAAAAAAATAGTAGAAGAAAATAAAGAAGTAGAGGTAATCTACCTTGTACATTTAAATCCTAAAGTGAAAGATATGGTATATAAAATACTTGGAAATGTTACTAGAGTTCATCTTCTAGATCCTTTAGATACTAAAGAAACTCATAATTTGATGGATAGGTGTTATATGGTTATGACTGATTCTGGAGGACTTCAAGAAGAAGCTCCACATCTTGGCAAACCTGTATTGGTACTTAGAAATGTAACTGAAAGACCAGAAGCGGTAAAAGCAGGTACAGTAAAATTAGTTGGAACAAAGAAGAGGGATATAATAAAACTGGCAAGTGAACTTATATCAGATTCCAGTAAATATGATGTGATGAGTAAAGCCGTAAATCCTTATGGGGATGGTAAGGCATCAGGGAGAATAGCTGCAGCTATTTTGCAGTATTTTAATATAGAAAAAGGGGAATATGAAGAGTTTATTTGA
- a CDS encoding MraY family glycosyltransferase: MSSLYLFAIVSTVLSVIFTPIVKKIALKLQIIDVPEGDRRIHSKPTPLLGGLSIYASFVITLLLKKGSFTREEVGLVLGATIIVIGGFLDDKFDIKPRYKLIFQIAASIILIIYGVKIVRITNPFDSLHQFTNVGVMSIPLTIIWVVGITNALNLIDGLDGLASGIGLISSLTILIIALLNNRYEPAILAIILCGSILGFLPYNFNPASIFMGDTGAQLLGFLLASISIEGAIKSAAAFSIAVPILALGIPIYDTLFAVIRRKINGKPIMQADRGHLHHRLLDMGFSQKQAVGTMYAISAVLGSFSIIAMEINAQLSYFLLAIIMVVLVFIAWRAGFFEHRD; the protein is encoded by the coding sequence ATGAGTAGTTTATACCTATTTGCAATAGTATCAACAGTGCTTTCAGTTATATTTACGCCAATTGTTAAAAAGATTGCTTTAAAGTTACAGATTATAGATGTGCCAGAGGGGGATAGAAGGATACACAGTAAGCCTACCCCACTTTTAGGAGGATTGTCTATATATGCTTCCTTTGTAATTACATTATTATTAAAAAAAGGAAGTTTTACAAGAGAAGAGGTGGGGCTTGTATTAGGTGCTACAATAATAGTAATAGGTGGATTCTTAGATGATAAATTTGATATAAAGCCCAGATATAAATTAATATTTCAAATTGCAGCTTCTATAATTTTAATTATATATGGAGTAAAAATAGTACGAATAACTAATCCCTTTGATAGCTTACATCAATTTACCAATGTGGGAGTGATGTCCATTCCATTAACTATAATTTGGGTAGTGGGCATTACCAATGCCTTGAATTTGATAGATGGTTTAGATGGTCTGGCATCAGGTATTGGATTGATATCTTCTTTGACTATTTTGATTATAGCATTATTAAATAATAGATATGAGCCTGCAATACTTGCCATTATACTATGTGGGTCTATACTTGGATTTTTACCCTATAATTTTAATCCTGCTTCTATATTTATGGGAGATACGGGGGCACAGCTGCTTGGATTTTTACTTGCATCTATATCCATTGAAGGAGCTATAAAATCCGCTGCAGCATTTTCTATAGCAGTTCCTATTCTTGCACTTGGAATACCAATATACGATACTCTTTTTGCCGTGATAAGAAGAAAGATAAATGGTAAACCTATTATGCAAGCTGATAGAGGACATCTTCACCATAGACTTCTTGACATGGGATTTAGTCAGAAACAAGCTGTTGGAACAATGTATGCTATAAGTGCAGTATTAGGCAGTTTTTCTATAATAGCTATGGAAATAAATGCACAACTATCTTATTTTCTTCTGGCGATAATTATGGTGGTTTTAGTTTTTATAGCCTGGAGGGCGGGGTTTTTTGAACATAGAGATTAA
- a CDS encoding deoxycytidylate deaminase, giving the protein MRKDWDNYFIDIAFQVAERSTCPRLHVGAVLVKNRRIKGTGYNGSPRGLEHCDEAGCYMKDNHCIRTIHAEVNCLLEVSPDDRENSTLYVTHMPCPECQKLIINCGVKRVIYCEDYIPEINWFKKVPEIELICIERVK; this is encoded by the coding sequence ATGAGGAAAGATTGGGATAATTATTTTATAGATATTGCTTTTCAAGTTGCAGAGAGAAGCACGTGCCCTAGATTGCATGTAGGGGCAGTTCTTGTAAAGAATAGAAGAATAAAAGGTACGGGATATAATGGTAGTCCTAGGGGATTAGAACATTGTGATGAAGCAGGATGTTATATGAAAGATAATCATTGTATAAGAACCATTCATGCAGAAGTGAATTGTTTGCTTGAAGTATCACCAGATGATAGGGAAAACTCTACACTATATGTAACCCATATGCCTTGTCCGGAATGCCAAAAATTAATAATTAACTGTGGAGTTAAAAGGGTTATATATTGTGAAGATTATATACCAGAAATTAATTGGTTTAAAAAAGTACCTGAAATTGAATTAATATGTATAGAAAGAGTAAAATAA